In the Dictyostelium discoideum AX4 chromosome 6 chromosome, whole genome shotgun sequence genome, agactAATTGCAATtggtgaagaagatgatggtacaggtaatggtaataatgaatttccagatgatgaagatggtgaAGATGGAAcagaaatattattattattattattattttgaattggtAAAGTTACTTTTggatttaaaatctttaaaatttcttcACCAGTTAAAGTTTCTTTCTCCAATAATTGGCCGACTAATTTCTCCATGTTATctctatttttaatgattaatTCTTTAGAGTATTGATATTGTTTATCTAAAAGATCTTTAACTTCATCTTCGATGATCTTTTGAACCTCTGGTGAAGTTTTATCTTTATGATAGATGAAACCAACTTTATCGGACATACCCCATTTGGTAATCATAGAGAAAGCCAAAGAAGAAGCTTGTTGGAAATCGGATGATGCACCGCTTGTAACACCATCGACACCGAAAAAGATTTCTTCAGCGGCACGACCAGCCAAACAAATTGCAAGACGAGCCATCATTTGTTTACGAGTATATTGGACATGATCCATCTCTGGCAATTGTGAAACCATACCTAAAGCTTGACCTCTTTGAACGATAGTGGCTTTATGAATTGGGTCGGCGGCTTCAGTCATTGCTGCTACCAAAGCATGACCAGCTTCATGATAGGCAGTGTTACGTCTTGCTTCTTCACTCATTACAGCATTCAAACGAGCACGACCCATTAAAATATCATCTCTTGCATCATCGATTTGTTTGATACTAATGGTTTCTTTACCATTTTGAACGGCTTTAATAGCGGCAGTATTGATAAGATTTGATAAATCGGCACCAGTGAAACCAGGTGTTGCTCTTGCGATTGTATCGGCTTTAACCTCGACAGTATGTTTAACCTTTTTCAAATAGTGATCAATGATTTCGGATCTTCCTTTCATATCTGGAATTGGTACAGAGATATGTCTATCGAAACGACCTGGACGAAGTAAAGCTGGATCCAATGAATTTGGAGCATTGGTGGCACCAATGATCATAATTTGAGAGTTACCTTCGAAACCATCCATCTCTGTCAACAATTGTAACAAGGTTTCATTGTGGTGCGCGGTATTTCTTGATTTACCAACGGCATCGATTTCatcaatgaaaatgatacaaGGTTGTTTTTCACGTGCTGCATTAAACAATTCACGAACACGACGTGAACCAACACCAACGTATTTCTCATCAAAACTACTACCAGTGGTATAGAGGAAAGAAACGCCTGCCTCACCGGCAATGGCTCTTGCCAATAAAGTTTTACCAGTACCTGGTTCACCAGAAAGTAAAACACCCTTTGGTAATTTTGCACCAATGCTATTGTATTTGGTTGGATGTAATAAATAGTCAACGATTTCTTCCAACTCTTCCTTAACCTCTTGAATACCTTTAACATCATCGAATGAGGTTGGAGTTTGATTGGTTTCATCATATTCCTTGGCAAAGTATTGAGGTTTATTTCCATTGGCTTCCTTTACAGTGGATGTCTCTGATGTGAGAGAATATACcaagaataataatactggTAACCATAATAATGAAACAAAACGATCAAACCATGATAAATTGGTTTTGGAATTTGCATTGATATTGAAAACTGGAACCACTGGTTTTTGATGAATCTTTTCATTTACCTCTGGAAAATGATTAAATCTTAAAAAGAATCCTTTCATTGCTTCTTCAGATCCCAATGCTTCCCTTGCTGCTTTTGTCATTTTTttagttggtggtggtaattttGTCATTCCTAAATTtgctttattaattttaccacTATATACTAAtgctttaaaataatatcttaCACATTCTtcatttgatgaaaatgCTAAACTTTCAAATCTTTTTACAatactttaaattttttaaaaaaaaaaaaaaaaaaaaaaaaaatattaatattaatttttaaaaaatagaaataaaaataaaaaaatatatatacatacgTATCATAATCACccatttcaattaattctttatatGCCATCTCTTgaatattttcatcatttggtAATGAATCAGCATTTGAAAGAACTTTCTCTCTTGCAGTTGCATATGTTCTAATATTTGATAAAGATgatgtatttgttgttgaaattgatgtattactatttaataaattatttgaaaatgaagatatATTTAATGGATTAGATTGATTATTGGtgatattgttatttttaattatatttttaaattcattattataaattgatttattattatattggcGAATATTTAAACCACTTGTATAATTTCTACTTTTAtaagatgatgatggtgatataatattctttaatattaaacttttaaatcCATTTAAACATAATTTAGAATTTTGAGGATTTGATAATGCTTTTGATGATAgtgataattttgataaagacatatttttataagattttatttatatgatatttttaattatttattattaagtgTAAacagttttttaaaattgttttgttttgtgtttttttatttttattttttttttttaaaaaaagtattaatatttgttttaaaaaattatcggTAGTGTcggtttttaaatttgtatttattttaaaaaaaaaaaaaaaccctttAAAAAGTGTGGTTGTGTGGGAgatttttgatatttaaaaaaaaaaaagaaaatatattttaagaATCCTTTTAAAGAAATCTATGTAATGTTATAATTGGTTGATAATGgtacaaaaaattaataataataaaaattttattattattaatgtaaatttatatatatatataataaaattatgttTCAGTCGACTATTGttgggaaattaaaaaaaacaaaaaaaaaaaaatgttccctttttaaatccaaaaaaaaaaattaaaaaattaaaaaaaataaaatttaaaaaaaataaaattaattttttttttttttttttttttttttgaatttaattacaACCTAATTGTGTCACTGAAGACTATGAAATTACAAAGGGGAtcagttaaaaaaaaaataaaaaaaataaaaaaaataaaaaaaaataaaaaaaaataaaaaaaaaaataaaaaataaaaaaataattttaaaaataaaaaaaaaaaaaaaaaaaaaaaagaagtttAAGGTTTTAGGTTTTTTAACTTCTTTTTTTAGTTGTCAACATCATTAATCATTATGTtcgaaaaaattattaaataaaataaaataaaataaaaactgaAAACTTAATATGTGTCAGTTATccaaaatattatatataataaataaaaaaaaataaactattaataGTTTCCaagttttcaaatttttttaattttttaaatttttttttttttttttattatttaataatttttattttttttgaagtaATTCTGAttcataattatttaatttaattaataattgttcaaaatttttataatgttCAGTTTCTTTCCAAGAGGATTCACATTTTTTGAGAATACttttaacttttaattttgcaGAGTAAATATTTGAGGTATTTGGATATTGGAAATAAAGATCACACAAGGTTGTATTGAATTGTAAAACCTTTTCAAAAGTTGATTGTTCACCTTCCCAATGAGCAGACTCACAAGAACGACAGGCTTTTTGTTGGAGATCTATTGCCTTATCAACATTACCTAAACGATGATGATAGGAGGAATAAAGACGCCATAAATCTGGATTATTGGTAAGTTTTGAAGTTAAACGACCGAATAATTCCGATACAGTTTTCTCCATTTTTGAACCGGAAATACCTTGTTTATCCAATTGATCCTTTGAAACTACATGGTCGGCAatgattgataataatttaagatTGAcctttttatcatttaaatcaaagaTATGATTGA is a window encoding:
- a CDS encoding ATP-dependent metalloprotease; the protein is MSLSKLSLSSKALSNPQNSKLCLNGFKSLILKNIISPSSSYKSRNYTSGLNIRQYNNKSIYNNEFKNIIKNNNITNNQSNPLNISSFSNNLLNSNTSISTTNTSSLSNIRTYATAREKVLSNADSLPNDENIQEMAYKELIEMGDYDTIVKRFESLAFSSNEECVRYYFKALVYSGKINKANLGMTKLPPPTKKMTKAAREALGSEEAMKGFFLRFNHFPEVNEKIHQKPVVPVFNINANSKTNLSWFDRFVSLLWLPVLLFLVYSLTSETSTVKEANGNKPQYFAKEYDETNQTPTSFDDVKGIQEVKEELEEIVDYLLHPTKYNSIGAKLPKGVLLSGEPGTGKTLLARAIAGEAGVSFLYTTGSSFDEKYVGVGSRRVRELFNAAREKQPCIIFIDEIDAVGKSRNTAHHNETLLQLLTEMDGFEGNSQIMIIGATNAPNSLDPALLRPGRFDRHISVPIPDMKGRSEIIDHYLKKVKHTVEVKADTIARATPGFTGADLSNLINTAAIKAVQNGKETISIKQIDDARDDILMGRARLNAVMSEEARRNTAYHEAGHALVAAMTEAADPIHKATIVQRGQALGMVSQLPEMDHVQYTRKQMMARLAICLAGRAAEEIFFGVDGVTSGASSDFQQASSLAFSMITKWGMSDKVGFIYHKDKTSPEVQKIIEDEVKDLLDKQYQYSKELIIKNRDNMEKLVGQLLEKETLTGEEILKILNPKVTLPIQNNNNNNNISVPSSPSSSSGNSLLPLPVPSSSSPIAISL